The nucleotide window GAGGGAAGCTTAAGCTGCCTGGTAAAAGAAGTGAAGGAGGGGCTCCCTTGGAAAATCGAAAAGTACAGCACGAAGAAATGACTTTTGAAGAAGCACTGGCGCGCCTTGAAGAAGTAGTTGCAATTCTAGAGAAGGGAGAACTTTCCCTTGATACGGCCCTGGCTGCCTTTCAGGAAGGAATGAAATTCCTACGAATTTGTATTACCAAGCTGACTATTTTCGAAGAGCAGATAGAAATAGCACTTAACGACTATTACTCTGAAATCCCTTCCTGGCTCAGGAATCAGAAACGGGAGGAAAATTGAATGAATTGGGAAAAAGAACTTGCAGTCAGGGCAGGCCTGATTAACGAAGGATTAGACCGTTATCTTCCTCCCGTTTCGTTATACCCTCCGTCAATCCACGAAGCGATCCGGTACAGTTTGTTCGCGGGAGGAAAGCGCCTCCGGGGAGCCCTGACCCTGGCTACGGCTGAGGCTTTTGGGACGGAGCAATCCCGGATTCTCCCGGCGGCCTGCGCCCTGGAGATGCTCCACACTTATTCGTTAATTCACGATGATTTGCCTGCCATGGATGATGATGATTACAGGCGCGGCAAGCCTACCTGCCACCGGATTTTTGGAGAAGCTACAGCAATTCTGGCCGGCGATGCCCTGCTCACTCTCACCTTTGAAACCTTGTGCCACCTCAAGCAGGATTTTCGGCCGGGGTTGGTCGTTCGGGTTATTGAGGAAGTGGCAACTGCAGCGGGCACCAGGGGATTGATCGGTGGTCAGGTTGCGGATTTGGAATCAGAGGGGAGAACGGTCACACCCGAGCTGCTGGAATACATTCATCTCCATAAAACGGGCGCCCTTTTCCGGGCCGCGGTTCGAACAGGTGCCCTGCTTGCCGGGGCAGATGAGCGGGTCTTGAGCGCCTTCACTGATTATTCGGTTGCTTTTGGTTTGGCTTTTCAAATTACCGATGACATCTTAGACCTTACCGGAAGCGAAGTTTTGCTCGGAAAACCCGTCAAGCGCGACCTCGCCAAACAAAAAGCTACCTACCCTGCTTTCTTTGGTTTGGAGCGGGCGCGTGAGCTGGCCGCGTACCAGGTACGTAAAGCTCTGCAAAGTCTCGAAATTTTTGGAGCTGAGGCGGAATTCTTGAGAGAAGCAGCCCGTTACTTGTTGTACCGCGAATCTTAACGTAAGCGTATATTTGTTTGCTTTTCAGGCATATGTTATAATAATGCTTGCTCGGTATCGAATAGTGTACGGAATAAAGTGAATATGGGAGCAGGTGGTGCAGTATTCTAGTCGGGACGGCCGGCTTCAAAGGCGGGCCTAAAAATCCGTCGCGGGCACATCGATGAAGTTCCTGGTGCAGGCTTCCGAAGCCCAGTCGGGGGTTTGTGCTGGGAGTTAAGGAGGAAGGGCGATCTACAAAGGCATGTAGGCGTTGACCCTCCCTCCGCGGAGGCCTACGTGCGTGGGAGCCAAACTACGGCGTGGGTGAAACCTGCATGTGGTACCAGACGAGTGCTATGTGCAGAGTAGCCTGCCTTGAGTGGTGCTGGTGGATAACGAGAAAAAGCTTCTTGTTTCAAGTGGGCCCTAGAAACAGGAGGTCCCGTTTGAAACCTTCACTGCAAAAGAGGCTAGAAGTCGGTTGAACCGCCGAGGAAAACTCCTAGACTGTCTGCCTCCGGGCCGGCACCTGCTGGGGATTAAAGTGTGGACTAAGTGGTAATCTAGCCCTGTTTTCGGCGACGAAACAGAACAGGCTTAAAGGGGAACCACCAAAACGGTGACGTTTTGGCGCCTTGTGGGGAAAACCTGCTAGACCTAAGCCACAATATTTACTCAGCAGGTGACCACCTGCTTAACATAGAAATTAGGTTGGAGGAAGAGGTTAAACCCTCAACCCCAACCTATTTATCTAGTCTCACTTTTTCTAACTCCATAAAAATCTGCAGGTGAATCAAAAGTGCTTGCGCGGAACCGGTGGTTGCGCCGGGGTTTAGGGAGCGCTGCTCTTACCTTCGTTCTGAGTTTAATTTTTAGTTACCTGGCTGAATTCCTCTTAAGGCATATTTTAATTCTTTTCTTAGCTTTTCTTCTTTTACTGGTGGTTATTCTGATCGGAGTTATTTCGGACATGATCGGTTTTGCCGCAGCCGCAGCGGAATTCGGCCCTTTAAATGCGCGGGCCGCGAATAAAGTCTGGGGAGCGCGCCAGGCGGTGAGGCTGATCAAGAACGCCGATCAGGTTGCAGTTTTTTGTAGCGACGTGATGGGAGACATTTCAGCTACGCTTGCAGGGGCCCTCGGAGCTGTGATTGTTTTTCGCCTCCTTGCGGATCACCCGGGAGCCGAGGTTGGTTGGCTAACTACGGTGATGACAGGGCTGGTAGCAGCTGCCAGTGTAGGGGGGAAAGCGTTTGGTAAGGGTTTGGCATTGCGGGAGGCTACAGAAATTATGTTCCGGTTGGGCCAGCTAATTGCCTGGGTAGAAAGATTAACCGGATACGAGTTTTTCCGTCCGACCAAAGGGGAAAAGGGGAAGAAAAAGTGATCATCGAGCGGATTGAATCCCCTTCAGATTTACGTACTCTTTCTTTTACGGAGTTAGAAACTTTAGTTCAGGAGATCAGGGCTTATTTACTTGATACAGTCTCACGTACCGGGGGACACCTTGCCCCTAATTTGGGAGTCGTGGAGTTAACCCTTGCCCTGCATCGTGTTTTTTATTCCCCGCGAGATAAAATTATTTGGGATGTAGGGCACCAGTGTTATGTTCACAAGATTCTCACCGGGCGCCGCAAACAGTTTCCAACCTTGAGGCAGTACGGGGGTTTAAGTGGTTTTCCGAAAAACCGGGAAAGTGTACATGATTGCTTCGGAACCGGGCACAGCAGCACTTCAATTTCTGCCGCTCTGGGGTTTGCATTAGCACGGGATCTCAATGAAGAGAATTATGCGGTTGTGGCAGTGATCGGGGATGGGGCACTAACCGGGGGAATGGCGTTTGAAGCGATGAACCACGCAGGCCACCTCGGTACCCGTTTGATTGTCATTTTAAACGATAATGAAATGTCAATTGCTAATAATGTCGGTGCTTTGTCCGGTTATTTGAGCAGGCTCCGGACCGACCCCTTTTACCACCGAAGTAAAGAGGAAATAGAGGAAATCCTGCGCCGGATTCCAAATATTGGGCCGCGAATGGTCAGGGCCGTCGAGCGTTTTAAAGACAGCTTAAAACACCTGCTCGTTTCCGGAATGCTTTTTGAGGAACTGGGTTTTACTTATTTAGGCCCTATAGACGGCCATAACCTCAGGTTGTTAAGCCTTACTCTTGAGCGGGCAAAGGGGTTACCGGGGCCTGTGCTTGTCCATGTTTATACTAAAAAGGGTAAAGGGTACCCTCCTGCGGAGAGAAATCCAGATAAATATCACGGGCTGGGGCCCTTTAATTTAGAAACCGGAGAGCCCCTTTCCACGAATTCGGCCCCCACTTATACCCGTGTTTTTGGCGATTGTCTCATCCGTCTCGCTCAAGAAAACCAAAGGATTATCGCGATTACTGCGGCAATGCCGGAGGGAACGGGCTTGACGGAATTTGCCCGGAGATTTCCAGATCGCTTTTTTGATGTCGGAATTGCAGAACAGCACGCGGTGACTCTTGCAGCAGGTTTAGCGAAGAGTGGATACCGCCCCGTTGTTGCCATCTATTCGACTTTCCTGCAGCGCGCCTATGATCAGATTCTGCATGATGTAGCCCTGCAAAAACTTCCGGTAATCTTTGCCCTGGACCGGGGGGGGTTAGTGGGAGAAGACGGGGAAACCCACCAGGGTGTTTTTGATCTATCTTATCTTCGGCATATACCCGGTATGACTTTAATGGTACCAAAGGATCAGAACGAGTTGGTGGTGATGTTATGGAGTGCCCTTAATTATGGGGGGCCCGTGGCAATTCGTTATCCCCGGGGGGCGGGTTGTAACTTTGAGGTAGACTTCAATTTTCCCGCCGTTCCCCTTGAACCCGGTCACGGTGAACTCCTAAGGGAAGGCAAGGATCTCGTAATTTTTGCAGTTGGCCCCCCTGTTTATACCGCTCTTGAAGTAGCAGACGTACTTGCGAAGCAGGGCAAAGATGTTGCTGTCGTGAACTGTCGTTTTGTGAAACCACTGGACGAGTCTCTAATCCTGTCCTGGGCGGAAGCGACAAAACGGGTTCTTACATTCGAGGAAAACGTCCGGGCGGGAGGTTTCGGAAGTGCGGTATTGGAACTTCTGGCGGACCGGGGCTTCCGGGGTGAGGTTGCCCGGATTGGAATTCCCGATTGTTTTGTCGAACATGGCACGCCTGAACTCTTGCTACGGCGATATGGGCTCGATGCGGAAGGTGTAATCAGGCATATCCGGTCAAGGGGCTGGTAGCCTTGGGTCGGGAAGGCAAAAAGCGCATTGATCTTTTGCTGGTAGAAAAAGGTTTCTTTTCAAGCCGGGAGCAGGCCCAGCGGGCGGTCATGGCAGGTCTTGTGTTTTATCAAGGACGGAAGATCGAAAAGGCGGGGACTTTCGTGGCGCCGGGAGGCGAGATTGAAGTAAAAGGGGATCCCTGCCCCTACGTGAGCCGCGGGGGAGTTAAACTTGATGCTGCTTTACAGGAGTTTGGAATTGATGTTAAGGACAAAGTTGTGCTCGATGCCGGGGCTTCGACCGGCGGGTTCACGCATTGCCTCCTGAAGAAAGGAGCAAAACGGGTATACGCTGTTGATGTAGGATACGGTCAATTGGCCTGGGAACTGCGCCAGGACCCGCGGGTTATCGTTCTCGAAAGAATCAATATCCGCTACCTGACCCCCGAGATTTTAGCAGCAAAAGTGGACCTGGTAACGCTCGATCTCTCTTTTATTTCTCTACAGAAGGTACTCCCAGCAGTAAAAAAACTATTAAAATCAGAGGGGCAAGTTCTGGCTTTAGTGAAGCCCCAGTTTGAGGCGGGGCGGACCTTGGTCGGAAAGGGTGGAATTGTGAGGGATCCCGAAGTTCATGTCCGGGTCCTGGAACAGGTCATCACCGGGGCACGCGGGTTAGGTTTTAACATTGGGGGGCTTACCCACTCTCCTCTTCCAGGAGCGGATGGAAATATCGAGTTTTTTCTATGGATGCATTTGGAACAGGCGGGGTTATCTAGAAAAATTTCACCTGAGGCCGTGCGCGAAGTGGTAGCACGAGCTCACGCTACCCTAAGAGACCGTCCAGAAAACTAATATTCTCTTTTTGCGGTTAGGAGGCAGGCGATGAAACGGGTTGGTTTGGTGGTGAATTTCCGGAAGGCCCGGGGGGGGAAGATCTTACAGTTACTGAGGGAATGGTTTGAGAAGCGGGATATTCAGGTACTGATGCCCCAGTGCACCGCTCAAGATAGAGAGTTCACCGATCTGGATTATCTTGGTTCCGAACTTGGAGAGCAGGTGGACATGATTATTTCCCTGGGTGGGGATGGAACCTTATTAGGGACGGCGCGCCGGACCGCGGGAACGGGGGTCCCCATTTTAGGCGTGAATATGGGCCATTTAGGCTTTCTTACAGATCTCGAAATGCCGGATTTATTTCCCGGCCTGGAAAGAGTTTTGCGAGGAGACTATGAAATTGAGGAGCGCATGATGCTGGCCATTGAGGTTCGACGGGAGGGGTTGCCTGTTGCCCGTTATGCTGCTCTAAACGACGCCGCGATTACGAAAGGGCCTCTGTCCCGAATTATCAGGCTGGAGACTTACGTGGGAGATGAGTACCTTGCTACTTACCGCGCGGATGGAATTATCGTTGCTACTCCTACAGGCTCCACGGCTTATTCCCTTTCTGCCGGAGGGCCGATCGTCAGCCCCGACCTCGAGGTCATGATTGTAACGCCCATCTGCCCTCATACCCTTTACGCCCGGCCGTTTATTGTTGCTGAGCGCCAAACGATCAGAATCATTTTCAAGTCTAATTCCACCGATGTCATGCTAACAATTGATGGCCAGCTCGGGTTTCCCTTACAAAAAAAGGATCAAATCCTGGTACGTAAAGCAGAAGTTCGTACGAGGTTGGTGAAGCTTCGTAAACGAACTTTTTTTGAAGTTTTACGCCTTAAACTCCGGGAGAGTGACTATTAGTGCCGAAGGTTCTTGCGACCCCGGTTGTCCTTGCTCATCTTTTAGTGGGTCAGGTTCTACAACCAGGTGATTGTGCAGTCGATGCTACAGCGGGAAACGGACACGATACCCTTTATCTCGCCCAAAGGGTAGGAGACCGGGGAAAAGTCTACGCTTTTGATGTCCAGCAGGAGGCCATTCTCCAGACAGCGGCACGCCTTCGGGCGGGAGGGTTTGAAAACAGGGTGGTTTTAATTCAGGCAGGCCACGAGCGGCTCAAGGAGTTTGTTCCGGCCGGAATTAAAGCGGCAATGTTTAATCTCGGGTATTTGCCCGGTGGGGATCACCGCCGCATTGTGACCCGCCCTGATACAACGCTCGCGGCCCTGGAACAGGTGCTGGATCTTTTAGATTCTGGAGGCCTTGTTACGGTGGTTGTTTACCGCGGTCACGAGGGAGGAGAGGAAGAAGGCGAGGCGGTCTCGCAGTTCGCGAAGAGCCTTAGCTTTAAACAATGGGATGTAATCATAACAGCTTTTCCCAACCGTTCACCTCGTGCTCCCTTCCTGGTAGCCATGCAAAAAACCGATCCTCGAGAGGAAGGGAGGGTTTTATGAAACTGCGGCGCCAGCAATTGATCCTGGAAATTATCGAAGAAAAACCGGTAGCAACTCAGGAGGAACTGGCTTTAGAACTGCGGGCCAGGGGGATCCGTGCAACCCAGGCCACTATTTCCCGTGATATTAAGGAACTCCAGTTGGTGAAAATCCCTACAGGAGATAATTCTTATCGTTATGCCAGGCCGCTTCAGCCCTTGGAAGCGCCCCGGATCCACAACCGCCTCCGGCGTGTTTTTCAGGATTCCGTAGTAAGTCTTGATTTTAGTGAAAATATAATTGTCATCCACACGCTTCCGGGTGCGGCCCAGAGCATTGCTTCGGTGATCGACCAGGTGGGCTGGCGGGAAGTCATAGGTACCGTCGCGGGAGATGATACGATTTTCGTTGTGGTGAAACCCCGGGATCTTGTTCTCCAGGTACTAGAGAGGTTCGAATCTCTTTTGTAGTGAGGGAGAGCTTGTGCTTGTACAACTTTCCATTGATAACTTGGCCTTAATTGAAAAGATTGATCTCGTACTTGGTCCGGGTCTGAATGTTTTGACCGGCGAGACAGGGGCAGGAAAATCCATTGTAGTTGATGCCATGGGTATCCTGGTCGGAGGGCGGGCTTCCAGCGAACAGGTGCGGACCGGAGCCGAAAAGGCACTGGTGGAGGGTTATTTTGACTGCACTTCCTACCCCCACATTCCCGAAAGATTAGCCGAACTTGGTTTACCTGTGAGTGAAGACGGTTCCCTCCTTCTTGCCCGGGAGCTGGTACGGGGGGGGAGGAGTCTCTGCCGGGTGAACGGGCGCATTGTTCCCCTGGCGATTTATCGGGCCCTGGGGGAACTTCTTGTGGATCTACACGGACAACACGAACATCAATCTCTGCTTAAAACAGACCGGCACCGGGAGTTGCTGGACCGGTTCGCAGGGAGCGAGGTATTAAAGCAGCGTTCCCTGGTCGAAAACCTGTACCAGCAACTTACTGTTTTGAAAAAAGAAGAGCAAAAACAACACCTGGACGAAAAAGAAATCAGTCGCCGGGTTGATTACCTTCGTTATGCAATTGA belongs to Bacillota bacterium and includes:
- a CDS encoding TlyA family RNA methyltransferase; the protein is MGREGKKRIDLLLVEKGFFSSREQAQRAVMAGLVFYQGRKIEKAGTFVAPGGEIEVKGDPCPYVSRGGVKLDAALQEFGIDVKDKVVLDAGASTGGFTHCLLKKGAKRVYAVDVGYGQLAWELRQDPRVIVLERINIRYLTPEILAAKVDLVTLDLSFISLQKVLPAVKKLLKSEGQVLALVKPQFEAGRTLVGKGGIVRDPEVHVRVLEQVITGARGLGFNIGGLTHSPLPGADGNIEFFLWMHLEQAGLSRKISPEAVREVVARAHATLRDRPEN
- the dxs gene encoding 1-deoxy-D-xylulose-5-phosphate synthase; the encoded protein is MIIERIESPSDLRTLSFTELETLVQEIRAYLLDTVSRTGGHLAPNLGVVELTLALHRVFYSPRDKIIWDVGHQCYVHKILTGRRKQFPTLRQYGGLSGFPKNRESVHDCFGTGHSSTSISAALGFALARDLNEENYAVVAVIGDGALTGGMAFEAMNHAGHLGTRLIVILNDNEMSIANNVGALSGYLSRLRTDPFYHRSKEEIEEILRRIPNIGPRMVRAVERFKDSLKHLLVSGMLFEELGFTYLGPIDGHNLRLLSLTLERAKGLPGPVLVHVYTKKGKGYPPAERNPDKYHGLGPFNLETGEPLSTNSAPTYTRVFGDCLIRLAQENQRIIAITAAMPEGTGLTEFARRFPDRFFDVGIAEQHAVTLAAGLAKSGYRPVVAIYSTFLQRAYDQILHDVALQKLPVIFALDRGGLVGEDGETHQGVFDLSYLRHIPGMTLMVPKDQNELVVMLWSALNYGGPVAIRYPRGAGCNFEVDFNFPAVPLEPGHGELLREGKDLVIFAVGPPVYTALEVADVLAKQGKDVAVVNCRFVKPLDESLILSWAEATKRVLTFEENVRAGGFGSAVLELLADRGFRGEVARIGIPDCFVEHGTPELLLRRYGLDAEGVIRHIRSRGW
- a CDS encoding polyprenyl synthetase family protein, with protein sequence MNWEKELAVRAGLINEGLDRYLPPVSLYPPSIHEAIRYSLFAGGKRLRGALTLATAEAFGTEQSRILPAACALEMLHTYSLIHDDLPAMDDDDYRRGKPTCHRIFGEATAILAGDALLTLTFETLCHLKQDFRPGLVVRVIEEVATAAGTRGLIGGQVADLESEGRTVTPELLEYIHLHKTGALFRAAVRTGALLAGADERVLSAFTDYSVAFGLAFQITDDILDLTGSEVLLGKPVKRDLAKQKATYPAFFGLERARELAAYQVRKALQSLEIFGAEAEFLREAARYLLYRES
- a CDS encoding class I SAM-dependent methyltransferase, producing MPKVLATPVVLAHLLVGQVLQPGDCAVDATAGNGHDTLYLAQRVGDRGKVYAFDVQQEAILQTAARLRAGGFENRVVLIQAGHERLKEFVPAGIKAAMFNLGYLPGGDHRRIVTRPDTTLAALEQVLDLLDSGGLVTVVVYRGHEGGEEEGEAVSQFAKSLSFKQWDVIITAFPNRSPRAPFLVAMQKTDPREEGRVL
- the argR gene encoding arginine repressor, coding for MKLRRQQLILEIIEEKPVATQEELALELRARGIRATQATISRDIKELQLVKIPTGDNSYRYARPLQPLEAPRIHNRLRRVFQDSVVSLDFSENIIVIHTLPGAAQSIASVIDQVGWREVIGTVAGDDTIFVVVKPRDLVLQVLERFESLL
- the xseB gene encoding exodeoxyribonuclease VII small subunit — protein: MENRKVQHEEMTFEEALARLEEVVAILEKGELSLDTALAAFQEGMKFLRICITKLTIFEEQIEIALNDYYSEIPSWLRNQKREEN
- a CDS encoding NAD(+)/NADH kinase, with translation MKRVGLVVNFRKARGGKILQLLREWFEKRDIQVLMPQCTAQDREFTDLDYLGSELGEQVDMIISLGGDGTLLGTARRTAGTGVPILGVNMGHLGFLTDLEMPDLFPGLERVLRGDYEIEERMMLAIEVRREGLPVARYAALNDAAITKGPLSRIIRLETYVGDEYLATYRADGIIVATPTGSTAYSLSAGGPIVSPDLEVMIVTPICPHTLYARPFIVAERQTIRIIFKSNSTDVMLTIDGQLGFPLQKKDQILVRKAEVRTRLVKLRKRTFFEVLRLKLRESDY